A single window of Malus sylvestris chromosome 5, drMalSylv7.2, whole genome shotgun sequence DNA harbors:
- the LOC126622952 gene encoding uncharacterized protein LOC126622952 produces MVVLQELKLWLSIEKQEITIEKAMRNKRKFITIVKGLHLFGDPGFLFFGAFVCSLRSCLCSHSMIAVVSFPFKDSFFPVFRDYEVISLLNLGLGMYDCNAFDTCIKEGATTLMELLWHDGDYLATSANLATQPLKYKAEDERNQMS; encoded by the exons ATGGTGGTTTTACAGGAATTGAAGCTCTGGCTCTCGATT GAGAAGCAAGAAATTACAATTGAAAAAGCCATGCGTAATAAGCGGAAATTTATCACCATTGTGAAAGGGCTGCACCTTTTTG gagaccctggttttttgttttttggggctTTTGTTTGCAGCCTCCGAAGCTGTCTCTGCTCACACTCTATGATAGCAGTGGTGAGCTTCCCTTTCAAAGATTCATTCTTTCCAGTATTTAGGGATTATGAAGTGATTTCTCTGCTTAATTTGGGATTGGG GATGTACGATTGCAATGCTTTCGATACATGCATTAAGGAGGGGGCTACTACTCTTATGGAGCTTCTTTGGCATG ATGGTGACTATTTGGCAACTTCTGCAAACTTGGCTACTCAGCCTTTGAAATACAAAGCTGAGGATGAGAGGAACCAGATGAGCTAG